From the Carya illinoinensis cultivar Pawnee chromosome 4, C.illinoinensisPawnee_v1, whole genome shotgun sequence genome, one window contains:
- the LOC122308002 gene encoding tubulin beta-1 chain-like, with protein sequence MREILHVQGGQCGNQIGAKFWEVVCAEHGIDPTGRYQGDNDLQLERVNVYYNEASCGRFVPRAVLMDLEPGTMDSVRSGPYGQIFRPDNFVFGQSGAGNNWAKGHYTEGAELIDSVLDVVRKEAENCDCLQGFQVCHSLGGGTGSGMGTLLISKIREEYPDRMMLTFSVFPSPKVSDTVVEPYNATLSVHQLVENADECMVLDNEALYDICFRTLKLTTPSFGDLNHLISATMSGVTCCLRFPGQLNSDLRKLAVNLIPFPRLHFFMVGFAPLTSRGSQQYRALTVPELTQQMWDAKNMMCAADPRHGRYLTASAMFRGKMSTKEVDEQMINVQNKNSSYFVEWIPNNVKSTVCDIPPTGLKMASTFIGNSTSIQEMFRRVSEQFTAMFRRKAFLHWYTGEGMDEMEFTEAESNMNDLVSEYQQYQDATADEDGYDYEDEEEIQEEA encoded by the exons ATGCGGGAGATCCTTCACGTACAAGGCGGGCAATGCGGGAACCAAATCGGGGCGAAGTTCTGGGAGGTGGTGTGCGCGGAGCATGGGATCGACCCTACCGGGAGGTACCAGGGCGACAACGACCTCCAGCTCGAGCGCGTTAATGTCTACTACAACGAGGCCAGTTGCGGCCGATTCGTTCCCCGCGCTGTCCTCATGGACCTCGAGCCCGGCACTATGGACAGCGTCAGGTCTGGCCCTTACGGCCAGATTTTCCGCCCCGATAACTTCGTTTTCGGCCAGTCCGGGGCCGGCAACAACTGGGCCAAGGGCCATTACACCGAGGGTGCCGAGCTCATCGACTCCGTTCTCGATGTCGTCAGGAAGGAGGCCGAGAACTGTGACTGCTTGCAAG GGTTTCAGGTTTGCCACTCCTTGGGAGGAGGAACTGGGTCAGGCATGGGAACTCTTCTCATTTCCAAGATCAGAGAAGAGTACCCAGATCGAATGATGCTCACTTTCTCTGTTTTCCCATCTCCTAAGGTGTCTGATACAGTTGTTGAGCCCTACAATGCAACGCTCTCTGTTCATCAGCTCGtggagaatgcagatgagtGTATGGTCTTAGACAACGAAGCTCTTTATGACATTTGCTTCCGAACATTGAAGCTCACCACTCCAAgct TTGGAGATCTGAATCACTTGATTTCTGCCACCATGAGTGGGGTTACTTGCTGCCTTCGCTTCCCTGGTCAACTCAATTCAGATCTCCGCAAGCTTGCGGTTAATCTAATCCCATTTCCTCGGTTGCACTTCTTCATGGTTGGATTTGCTCCACTTACATCCCGTGGGTCACAGCAGTATCGCGCTCTTACTGTGCCTGAGCTCACTCAACAGATGTGGGATGCAAAGAACATGATGTGTGCTGCTGATCCTCGACATGGCCGATATCTAACTGCATCTGCCATGTTCCGTGGCAAGATGAGCACTAAGGAAGTGGATGAGCAGATGATTAATGTGCAGAACAAGAACTCATCCTACTTTGTTGAGTGGATCCCCAACAATGTTAAGTCCACTGTTTGTGATATCCCTCCAACTGGTTTGAAAATGGCTTCAACATTTATTGGCAATTCCACATCAATCCAGGAAATGTTCAGGAGAGTCAGTGAACAGTTTACAGCCATGTTCCGCAGAAAGGCTTTCCTGCATTGGTACACTGGAGAAGGGATGGATGAAATGGAGTTTACAGAGGCAGAAAGCAACATGAATGATCTAGTTTCTGAGTACCAGCAGTACCAAGATGCTACAGCAGATGAGGATGGGTATGATTATGAAGATGAGGAGGAAATTCAGGAGGAGGCTTAa
- the LOC122306799 gene encoding uncharacterized protein LOC122306799 has translation MASNISLKSTMAILALVIVFFVQGTLGGITCEHLDQETCAFAVSSSGKRCVLEKHVKRSGEEAYTCRASEIDADKLNDLIETEQCIKACGLDRKTFGISSDSLLESRFTEKLCSPQCYESCPNVVDLYFNLAAGEGVFLPKLCEAQTNNPRRGMSEIRSSGYVAPGPVTSAKFTIAPIVAPAPL, from the exons ATGGCCTCCAATATTAGCTTGAAGAGTACCATGGCGATCCTGGCTCTTGTGATTGTCTTCTTTGTGCAAGGCACGCTag GAGGAATAACATGTGAGCATCTTGACCAGGAAACATGTGCGTTCGCTGTGTCATCCTCCGGCAAACGTTGCGTCCTTGAGAAGCACGTGAAAAGGAGCGGAGAGGAAGCATACACATGCCGTGCATCGGAAATTGACGCCGACAAATTGAATGACTTGATCGAGACTGAACAGTGCATCAAAGCCTGTGGGCTTGACCGGAAAACATTTGGAATCTCATCCGATTCTCTCCTAGAGTCTCGCTTCACTGAAAAGCTTTGCTCACCACAGTGCTACGAAAGCTGCCCTAACGTTGTTGATCTATACTTCAATCTCGCTGCCGGTGAAG GTGTGTTTCTTCCCAAATTATGTGAAGCACAAACAAATAATCCAAGGAGAGGGATGTCCGAGATCCGCAGCTCTGGTTATGTTGCACCAGGACCCGTGACATCTGCCAAGTTCACAATTGCACCAATAGTTGCACCAGCTCCACTCTAG